One window from the genome of Danaus plexippus chromosome 3 unlocalized genomic scaffold, MEX_DaPlex mxdp_30, whole genome shotgun sequence encodes:
- the LOC116779545 gene encoding collagen alpha-1(I) chain-like: protein MALQMKGLLLILFCALARGKGEDKLEIFDVLSVVSYDELPEGVSRTPGRCQNNPSEQDYSALSLNENATLHQLAAGMFYNTFPEDFSILSVVRLNGPEQNPLFVLYSDAGDEQLQVVVGEMVELYYEDTRGDPEDHELLSFRVNITDEKWHRVALSIKGDSVTLLVDCEIQDTLPLRRHPGSTFNLAGVLVVGAQVTPDQYYEGDIELLQFANQPDLAYDMCISIAPDCGSFGLQTSDLALDNTDYDEKDYDDRISVTESLVHVESEGKPSDQFDQSLLIERQNQSENQWAVSSRDMPTLRPYWQVSESYAVTPPYPLVTDNDENSIFGRFTDSDDFISSGNIQGTPPSLLEVSSTTVKNDVDEDVALTTTEVSSAGITTEDTDYLTHPPDIRGNSSTGYDNSDSYYDYGTIGTYLGPRGYPGPPGRQGPRGPKGEPGKPGAEGQQGFQGAPGHVFVVPLPQSGNDKGPDAHSEALRQMLTQHMASMRGAEGPMGLTGPPGPEGPTGVEGSKGEQGDQGEPGPPGSRGLQGQPGRLGRRGHPGRDGERGPPGPQGLKGDQGYPGQAGIPGDKGERGTPGQQGETGAPGLDGPPGEDGPPGPPGISGELGPRGFTGPRGFPGLIGYPGIPGNEGQQGIKGAAGQPGPPGSPGQPGVMGPPGSPGPQGPIGAPGLQGSQGKQGISGLPGPEGSPGTPGTPGQQGPAGDVGLPGPQGMLGFPGPRGLKGDDGPRGPPGDKGDKGIRGIEGEKGEMGQKGERGVAGEPGPAGIEGPEGQKGSEGPRGETGSIGPVGEKGATGPQGPSGYPGAQGEKGDKGASGRRGRRGSKGVAGLVGIPGDRGESGPRGYRGPRGRRGSDGPPGPKGDTGQPGPPGSSGERGPQGLEGPRGYPGSIGPPGIDGKPGIPGTPGERGSTGETGTPGQAGPPGLPGPPGSNGEPGPPGLQGPSGMSGAPGEVGPPGDSGKEGHPGPPGPEGKPGPLGPPGSPGANGDPGLPGPPGIPGSKGDMGPPGQAGVRGEKGEQGEPGREGLQGLIGRDGPRGSPGPGGQKGEVGEPGPIGPVGRDGLPGPRGLSGVPGPIGPPGEDGDKGESGPPGEKGFKGAMGQPGPSGAPGIQGLRGEPGPVGLPGDKGPPGDIGPPGPAGTDGTRGPPGLIGKIGPEGPKGDQGSKGDSGEVGPIGPPGPAGPTGSVGRRGPKGNQGEQGPRGPEGDRGEIGSPGSTGPQGPQGSEGKVGPRGYAGPKGDDGLPGPPGEAGAKGLPGPEGAKGDTGPSGFPGDRGEPGPQGVKGEPGTDGPEGSPGPPGSPGPIGPIGKPGETGVPGSPGTEGQPGIQGNPGNPGEKGNMGPKGLQGEQGPPGAIGPAGPEGPPGLRGLAGPTGDVGAPGVMGPMGVPGPSGSPGQQGIKGEKGNRGAKGHTGDTGNIGIKGDQGEIGKQGPTGPIGPMGPKGDTGPIGPPGSKGDVGPAGLAGLEGPLGPKGTAGPEGRPGLPGPPGAPGPPGPPAPIPQLPSDLFMSSRRRRSIETESTETATEDSYEEEEIEWTREIMAGVLAARGTLDAARRPRGTRSNPALSCRDLRTSHANLTDGFYWIDARGGSGRPIKVFCDGQSTCLYPENVDAAAVYFDISGQKFSQLDGGYRINYDSEGSGFIQMRFLRLLSTGARQNFTYTCVKTVAPQRSDIPVDLIKNKKIKLLGQNNFEFKEPQIIKDDCKDGKGQIVLEVKISRTEKLPIIDFQPLSFLDAEHEFSFNVGPICFH, encoded by the exons GCCCAGAACAAAATCCTCTCTTCGTATTATACTCGGACGCCGGAGACGAACAACTACAAGTGGTCGTTGGGGAGATGGTAGAATTGTATTACGAAGATACACGAGGAGATCCCGAGGATCATGAGCTACTCAGCTTCCGAGTCAACATTACAGATGAAAA ATGGCATAGAGTAGCACTAAGTATAAAGGGTGACTCAGTAACATTGTTAGTAGATTGTGAAATTCAAGATACACTGCCTTTACGACGTCATCCGGGAAGTACATTCAACTTGGCAGGAGTTTTAGTAGTCGGAGCTCAAGTGACGCCAGATCAATATTACGAG GGCGATATTGAATTGCTCCAATTTGCTAATCAACCGGACCTTGCCTACGATATGTGTATATCAATCGCCCCAGACTGTGGATCCTTTGGGTTGCAAACATCAGATTTAGCGTTGGATAATACTGATTACGATGAAAAAGACTACGACGATCGTATTTCAGTAACGGAATCGTTAGTTCACGTTGAAAGTGAGGGGAAACCTTCGGATCAATTTGATCAGAGTTTACTTATAGAAAGACAGAATCAATCGGAGAATCAGTGGGCAGTTTCAAGCAGAGATATGCCTACATTGAGGCCGTATTGGCAAGTCTCGGAGTCGTATGCTGTGACCCCACCCTATCCTTTAGTAACAGATAatg ATGAAAATAGCATCTTCGGGAGATTTACGGATTCagatgattttatttcttccGGTAACATTCAAGGAACGCCACCCTCACTCCTAGAAGTATCTAGTACAACG gtTAAAAATGATGTTGATGAAGACGTTGCTCTGACCACAACTGAAGTATCGTCTGCGGGGATAACGACTGAAGATACGGATTATCTCACCCACCCACCAGATATTAGG ggTAACTCTTCTACTGGGTATGATAATTCAGACAGTTACTATGACTATGGCACAATTGGCACTTATTTGGGACCACGTGGGTACCCTGGACCTCCTGGTAGGCAAGGTCCACGAGGACCCAAAGGGGAACCTGGGAAGCCAGGTGCCGAGGGTCAACAAGGGTTTCAGGGAGCTCCAGGGCACGTTTTCGTAGTCCCG ttgCCACAGTCGGGAAATGATAAGGGACCTGACGCACATTCGGAAGCACTACGCCAAATGTTAACACAACATATG GCTTCAATGCGGGGTGCGGAAGGCCCCATGGGTCTCACAGGACCGCCGGGTCCTGAAGGCCCTACTGGAGTTGAAGGTTCGAAGGGCGAACAAGGAGATCAAGGTGAACCA gGACCACCAGGATCAAGGGGCCTCCAAGGACAACCTGGAAGATTAGGACGTCGAGGCCACCCAGGCAGAGATGGAGAACGAGGTCCACCCGGACCTCAAGGTCTAAAAGGAGATCAAGGATACCCTGGCCAAGCCGGAATACCTGGAGATAAAGGCGAAAGGGGTACACCAGGACAACAGGGAGAAACAGGTGCTCCAGGTTTAGATGGACCTCCTGGTGAAGATGGACCTCCAGGACCCCCAGGAATTTCGGGTGAATTG GGGCCTAGAGGCTTTACCGGCCCAAGAGGATTTCCGGGTCTTATTGGATATCCCGGTATACCAGGAAACGAAGGCCAACAAGGCATAAAAGGTGCCGCAGGACAGCCAGGTCCACCTGGATCCCCGGGTCAACCAGGAGTAATGGGACCACCCGGATCCCCAGGACCTCAGGGTCCCATTGGGGCCCCAGGATTAcag GGGTCCCAAGGGAAGCAGGGAATATCTGGTTTGCCAGGACCCGAAGGCTCACCAGGTACACCGGGTACACCTGGACAACAAGGTCCTGCAGGAGATGTGGGATTACCTGGTCCACAG GGTATGTTAGGATTTCCGGGGCCACGAGGTCTAAAAGGAGATGACGGACCGCGTGGTCCACCCGGTGATAAAGGAGACAAGGGAATAAGAG GAATTGAAGGAGAGAAAGGTGAAATGGGACAAAAAGGGGAGCGCGGGGTGGCTGGAGAGCCTGGCCCTGCTGGTATCGAAGGACCAGAAGGACAAAAA GGTTCAGAAGGTCCTAGAGGTGAAACTGGTTCAATCGGTCCTGTCGGTGAAAAGGGTGCAACAGGACCTCAAGGACCATCAGGTTACCCTGGAGCTCAAGGCGAAAAGGGAGATAAAGGGGCTTCCGGCAGACGAGGAAGACGAGGGAGCAAAGGAGTTGCG GGCTTAGTAGGAATTCCTGGAGACCGAGGCGAAAGCGGACCAAGG GGCTATCGTGGCCCAAGAGGTCGTAGAGGATCAGATGGGCCGCCAGGACCTAAAGGCGATACAGGACAACCCGGGCCTCCGGGGTCAAGTGGTGAACGTGGTCCACAGGGATTGGAAGGGCCTAGGGGATATCCTGGGTCCATCGGTCCACCGGGTATTGATGGAAAACCAGGAATTCCAGGGACTCCCGGAGAAAGAGGATCGACG GGTGAAACGGGGACTCCGGGACAAGCCGGACCTCCAGGCTTACCTGGACCCCCTGGATCTAACGGTGAACCAGGTCCACCTGGTCTACAAGGACCGTCTGGTATGTCAGGAGCACCTGGTGAGGTGGGTCCACCGGGAGATTCAGGAAAAGAAGGACACCCGGGACCACCAGGACCGGAGGGAAAACCAGGCCCTCTGGGACCTCCAGGATCACCTGGTGCAAACGGAGATCCAGGTTTACCTGGGCCCCCC GGAATTCCTGGAAGTAAAGGTGACATGGGTCCACCAGGACAAGCAGGCGTAAGAGGTGAGAAAGGAGAACAAGGAGAACCTGGACGTGAAGGTTTACAAGGACTTATTGGCCGAGATGGGCCAAGAGGATCTCCTGGACCAGGAGGTCAAAAAGGAGAAGTTGGCGAACCTGGTCCcatag GTCCTGTTGGTCGTGATGGTCTACCAGGTCCACGGGGCCTCTCTGGGGTCCCTGGACCTATTGGACCTCCAGGAGAAGATGGTGACAAAGGTGAATCCGGTCCACCTGGAGAAAAAGGTTTCAAAGGCGCAATGGGGCAACCC GGCCCATCGGGTGCTCCAGGAATTCAAGGTCTTAGAGGAGAACCTGGACCAGTGGGTTTACCTGGTGATAAAGGACCCCCGGGCGATATTGGTCCACCTGGACCGGCGGGAACTGATGGCACACGTGGGCCTCCGGGACTTATCGGAAAAATTGGGCCCGAAGGTCCAAAAGGTGATCAGGGTTCAAAAGGAGATAGTGGAGAAGTCGGACCTATag gtcCCCCTGGACCCGCTGGTCCTACTGGATCTGTTGGAAGGAGGGGTCCAAAAGGAAATCAAGGTGAACAAGGTCCTAGAGGTCCGGAAGGAGACAGAGGGGAAATAGGAAGCCCGGGATCTACAGGTCCGCAAGGACCACAAGGATCTGAAGGAAAAGTG GGACCACGAGGATACGCAGGACCAAAAGGTGATGATGGATTACCGGGACCTCCAGGTGAAGCAGGTGCTAAAGGACTTCCCGGTCCCGAAGGCGCCAAAGGTGACACTGGACCGTCTGGCTTCCCTGGAGATAGGGGAGAACCTGGTCCACAAGGAGTCAAGGGTGAACCTGGTACTGATGGTCCAGAAGGAAGCCCGGGACCCCCAGGTTCACCTGGACCAATAGGACCTATTGGAAAACCAGGTGAAACTGGTGTTCCAGGAAGTCCt GGCACCGAGGGGCAACCTGGTATACAAGGAAATCCTGGAAATCCTGGTGAAAAGGGTAATATGGGTCCTAAAGGACTTCAAGGGGAACAAGGTCCACCAGGAGCAATTGGTCCTGCTGGACCAGAAGGACCCCCTGGTTTAAGGGGACTGGCTGGACCaact GGAGATGTTGGAGCACCTGGTGTTATGGGACCAATGGGTGTACCAGGACCTAGCGGATCACCCGGCCAACAAGGAATAAAAGGAGAAAAGGGGAATAGGGGAGCGAAAGGTCATACTGGTGATACGGGAAATATTGGAATTAAAGGAGACCAAGGCGAAATTGGAAAACAGGGACCAACAGGTCCAATAGGTCCTATGGGGCCAAAAGGAGACACA GGTCCAATTGGGCCTCCCGGATCCAAAGGAGATGTAGGACCGGCTGGGCTGGCTGGACTTGAGGGACCTCTGGGCCCAAAAGGCACGGCAGGACCTGAAGGTCGCCCCGGTCTACCCGGCCCTCCCGGTGCTCCAGGACCTCCAGGTCCTCCCGCGCCAATCCCTCAGCTACCTTCTGATCTGTTCATGTCCAGTAGACGAAGGCGAAGTATTGAAACTGAATCTACGGAAACCGCTACTGAAGATAGTTATGAAg AAGAAGAAATCGAATGGACTCGTGAGATAATGGCTGGCGTATTAGCAGCTCGAGGAACGCTGGATGCGGCCCGCCGACCGCGTGGTACTCGCTCCAACCCAGCGCTGTCGTGCAGGGACTTACGAACATCTCATGCTAATTTAACTgatg gTTTCTACTGGATAGATGCTCGTGGGGGTTCTGGACGTCCTATTAAAGTGTTTTGCGATGGCCAAAGCACCTGTTTGTACCCGGAAAATGTCGATGCTGCAGCTGTGTATTTCGATATATCAGGGCAGAAGTTCTCACAGCTTGATGGAGGATATCGG ATAAATTACGACAGCGAAGGTTCCGGCTTCATACAAATGCGTTTCTTACGATTGCTATCAACTGGTGCAAGACAAAATTTCACTTACACGTGTGTCAAAACAGTTGCACCACAAAG ATCCGATATTCCCGTGGAtctcataaaaaacaaaaaaattaagttgttGGGTCAAAACAATTTTGAGTTTAAAGAGCCCCAGATAATAAAGGATGATTGCAAG gaTGGCAAGGGACAAATAGTGCTTGAAGTAAAGATATCACGGACTGAGAAGTTACCGATCATTGACTTCCAACCCCTATCGTTCCTCGACGCTGAACACGAATTCTCATTCAACGTCGGGCCGATATGTTTCCACTAA